The proteins below come from a single Candidatus Binatia bacterium genomic window:
- the lpdA gene encoding dihydrolipoyl dehydrogenase gives MSNNEEFDLVVVGAGPGGYVAAIRAAQLGMRVACAEKEKSLGGTCLNVGCIPSKALLHSSHLFDETSRGMKEHGIQIGEVSLDLPAMMKRKDKVVTILTRGIAGLFKKNGVTHVKGRARLSGPNQVAIEDGDDAGKTLVAKSILLASGSVPIELPSLKFDGERVIDSTRGLTLESPPEHLLVVGAGAIGLELGSVWRRLGSKVTVVELTSGITPGMDVEMAGLLQRSLTKQGISFHFGTKVESATTKGAGVTLEITDKEGVASELQGDVVLVAVGRRAYAAGLGLEDIGVALDDRGRIPVDDHYATNVPGVYAIGDVIPGPMLAHKAEDEGVACVELLAGKAGHLNYDTIPAVVYTHPEFAGVGKTEEQLRDAGVEVRIGRFPFAGNGRARTMGETDGAVKILADARTDRILGVHIVGAGASGLIAEATVAMEFGASAEDIARSVHAHPTLPEALREAALAVDGRALHV, from the coding sequence ATGTCCAACAACGAAGAGTTCGACCTCGTGGTCGTCGGCGCCGGGCCCGGGGGCTACGTTGCCGCCATCCGCGCCGCTCAGCTCGGGATGCGCGTCGCCTGCGCCGAGAAGGAAAAATCGCTCGGCGGGACCTGCTTGAACGTCGGCTGCATTCCCAGCAAGGCGCTCCTGCATTCGAGCCACCTCTTCGACGAGACCTCCCGGGGCATGAAGGAGCATGGTATCCAGATCGGCGAGGTTTCGCTCGATCTCCCCGCGATGATGAAGCGCAAGGACAAGGTCGTGACGATCCTCACGCGCGGCATCGCCGGCTTGTTCAAGAAGAACGGCGTCACGCACGTGAAGGGCCGGGCGCGGCTCTCCGGTCCGAACCAGGTCGCGATCGAAGACGGGGACGACGCCGGCAAGACGCTCGTCGCTAAGAGCATCCTGCTCGCGAGCGGAAGCGTACCCATCGAGCTGCCGAGTCTGAAGTTCGACGGCGAACGCGTCATCGACTCCACCCGAGGCCTCACCCTGGAGAGCCCGCCCGAGCACCTCCTGGTGGTCGGCGCCGGCGCAATCGGATTGGAACTCGGCTCGGTGTGGCGACGCCTCGGATCCAAAGTGACCGTCGTCGAACTCACCTCGGGCATAACGCCCGGGATGGACGTCGAGATGGCCGGCCTCCTTCAACGGTCGCTCACCAAGCAGGGCATCTCCTTCCACTTCGGAACCAAAGTGGAGTCCGCAACGACCAAGGGCGCCGGCGTGACGCTGGAGATCACCGACAAGGAAGGCGTCGCATCCGAACTTCAGGGAGACGTCGTCCTGGTCGCCGTCGGCCGCCGAGCCTACGCAGCCGGGCTCGGCCTCGAAGACATCGGCGTCGCCCTCGACGACCGTGGCCGCATCCCGGTCGACGACCACTACGCAACGAACGTCCCCGGCGTATACGCGATCGGCGACGTCATCCCCGGACCCATGTTGGCCCACAAGGCCGAAGACGAAGGCGTGGCCTGCGTTGAACTCCTCGCCGGTAAGGCCGGGCACCTCAATTACGACACGATTCCCGCCGTGGTCTACACGCACCCCGAGTTCGCGGGCGTCGGCAAGACCGAAGAGCAACTGCGCGACGCCGGCGTCGAGGTGCGGATCGGCCGCTTCCCGTTTGCGGGCAACGGCCGCGCGCGCACGATGGGCGAGACGGATGGAGCGGTGAAGATCCTCGCCGACGCCAGGACCGACCGGATTCTCGGCGTCCACATCGTCGGAGCGGGGGCCTCCGGCCTGATCGCGGAGGCCACCGTCGCGATGGAGTTCGGAGCGTCGGCTGAAGACATCGCGCGATCGGTGCACGCGCACCCCACGCTCCCCGAAGCACTGAGGGAAGCAGCCCTGGCCGTCGACGGACGCGCTCTCCACGTGTAG
- the odhB gene encoding 2-oxoglutarate dehydrogenase complex dihydrolipoyllysine-residue succinyltransferase, whose translation MPFEVKIPSLGESVTEATIGTWMRKDGDAVAMDEPILELESDKANMELVAECAGTLKLLRPEGEVVSVGDVVATIEEGASSAAAPTPAKVEAVPEAEAAPTREAATEPEAAPASESPTKPLSPAVRRIVVEEKIDPSTVKGTGPGGRITKGDVLEAATKPGAEPKPAPLAKAAPAPVARQAAATPTTPAGPDEERVPMSRLRQVIAKRLVEAQHVAAILTTFNEVDMTSVMSLRKQYKDDFKAKHGVSLGFMSFFVKACCAAAAEVPELNAQIDGTDLVYRKHVHMGVAVGTERGLVVPVVRNVDDLSFAGVEQEIGRLAGLARDNRLSIENLSGATFTISNGGVYGSLLSTPILTPPQSGILGMHKIEKRPIVVDDQIVIRPMMYLALSYDHRIVDGQGAVTFLIRVKEALEDPARLLLSL comes from the coding sequence ATGCCGTTCGAAGTAAAGATCCCATCGCTTGGTGAGTCTGTCACCGAAGCCACCATCGGGACGTGGATGCGCAAGGACGGCGACGCCGTTGCCATGGACGAGCCCATCCTCGAACTCGAGAGCGACAAGGCCAACATGGAGTTGGTCGCCGAGTGCGCCGGCACGCTGAAGCTCCTCCGCCCAGAGGGCGAGGTCGTCTCGGTGGGCGACGTCGTCGCCACCATCGAGGAAGGAGCGAGTAGCGCTGCTGCACCGACGCCCGCCAAGGTGGAGGCGGTGCCGGAAGCCGAGGCAGCACCGACACGCGAAGCAGCCACCGAACCCGAAGCGGCGCCCGCCTCGGAGAGCCCTACCAAACCGCTGAGCCCCGCCGTACGCCGGATCGTCGTCGAGGAGAAGATCGACCCGAGCACCGTCAAAGGCACGGGGCCGGGGGGGCGCATCACCAAGGGCGACGTTCTCGAGGCCGCCACGAAGCCGGGCGCCGAGCCGAAACCGGCACCGCTCGCGAAGGCAGCGCCAGCGCCCGTCGCACGCCAGGCCGCCGCGACCCCCACAACACCAGCCGGCCCGGACGAAGAACGCGTCCCCATGAGTCGCCTTCGGCAGGTCATCGCGAAGCGACTCGTCGAGGCGCAGCACGTCGCGGCGATCCTCACGACGTTCAACGAGGTCGACATGACCTCGGTCATGAGCCTGCGCAAGCAGTACAAAGACGACTTCAAGGCCAAGCACGGCGTGAGTCTCGGCTTCATGTCCTTCTTTGTGAAAGCCTGCTGCGCCGCCGCGGCCGAGGTACCGGAGCTGAACGCCCAGATCGACGGCACCGACCTGGTGTATCGAAAGCACGTCCACATGGGCGTCGCCGTCGGCACCGAGCGAGGCCTGGTGGTTCCGGTCGTCCGGAACGTGGATGATCTCTCGTTTGCCGGCGTCGAGCAGGAGATCGGTCGACTCGCCGGCCTCGCGCGCGACAACCGTCTTTCCATCGAAAATCTTTCGGGCGCGACGTTCACGATCTCGAACGGCGGCGTCTACGGATCGCTCCTGTCCACACCGATCCTCACCCCTCCGCAGAGCGGTATCCTCGGGATGCACAAGATCGAGAAGCGCCCGATCGTGGTCGACGACCAGATCGTGATTCGCCCGATGATGTATCTCGCCCTCTCCTACGACCATCGCATCGTCGATGGCCAGGGGGCGGTCACCTTCCTCATCCGAGTGAAAGAGGCGCTGGAAGATCCGGCTCGCCTTCTCCTCAGTCTGTGA